Proteins encoded in a region of the Clostridium butyricum genome:
- a CDS encoding putative ABC transporter permease yields MYLFFTFIIYSFAGWIIEELYSKYSTGRFKKDGFLKEPLKPMYGIAITILIIYYEFLEIRGIPFIFFCLIVPTTVEYISGYLLKHLFNKVYWDYSDLKHNINGYISLIFSIYWCILSYIGVVYLNPLITSTYMLYGNIINPMLLFLGIIFVLDFMVTINKYYNHKKYIDR; encoded by the coding sequence ATGTATTTATTTTTTACATTTATAATTTATTCTTTTGCTGGATGGATAATAGAAGAATTATATTCAAAGTATTCTACAGGCAGATTTAAAAAGGATGGATTTCTTAAAGAACCATTGAAACCTATGTATGGAATAGCTATTACCATATTAATAATATATTATGAATTTTTAGAAATAAGGGGAATACCTTTTATATTCTTTTGCTTGATAGTTCCAACTACTGTGGAATATATAAGTGGATATTTACTTAAGCATTTATTTAATAAAGTATACTGGGATTATTCAGATTTGAAACATAATATTAATGGATATATTAGTCTTATTTTCTCAATATATTGGTGTATTTTAAGCTATATTGGAGTAGTATATTTAAATCCATTAATTACTAGTACATATATGTTGTATGGAAATATAATAAATCCTATGCTGTTATTCTTAGGAATTATTTTTGTTTTAGATTTTATGGTTACAATAAATAAATACTATAACCATAAAAAATATATAGATAGATAA